Proteins from a genomic interval of Acipenser ruthenus chromosome 46, fAciRut3.2 maternal haplotype, whole genome shotgun sequence:
- the LOC131721001 gene encoding zinc finger and SCAN domain-containing protein 29-like produces MDPAALNTMMEAQARRHEETLAAVMERMNAMFLAANQRREPVAEPAVAPPKPKVVKMSLEDDPEAYLTSFERQATAALWPREWWATQLGPNLIGEAQAAYHALTHEQAMDYDLVKKAILQRLDITEETHRRRFREYQRPEGVRPRVMAQQLVDQVTRWLCPGERTAEEVAEIVTIEQFIQLLGPEASNWVSRHRPTTLDAAVRLAEGYEDSMPTPLPTPIHSTPTFIRPRMAGPRPGPLHPHTPFTSGPAPSRSPTGGLAPQHWRPRSTPSWGRTGAPSPLSGRQRDNQAPWAPLPLECYRCHGVGHLARNCPSAMECGAASHYLVPATEEE; encoded by the exons ATGGACCCTGCAGCACTGAACACCATGATGGAGGCTCAGGCACGTAGGCATGAAGAGACCTTGGCAGCGGTGATGGAGAGGATGAATGCCATGTTCCTCGCGGCCAACCAGAGGAGGGAACCGGTGGCCGAACCAGCAGTAGCGCCTCCGAAACCTAAAgtggtgaagatgtcgctggaggatgatcccgaggcctatttaACATCCTTTGAAAGGCAGGCGACAGCAGCCCtatggcctcgggagtggtgggctacccagctgGGACCCAATCTGAtcggggaagcccaggcagcctaccacgcTTTAACCCATGAACAAGCCATGGATTATGATCTTGTAAAGAAAGCCATCCTTCAGCGACTGGACATCACGGAGGAGACGCaccgccgccggttccgggagtaccaacGCCCAGAAGGAGTCCGACCCCGAGTAATGGCCCAGCAGTTGGTGGACcaggtgacccggtggctctgccctggTGAACGCACAGCAGAGGAGGTGGCTGAGATTGTCACCATtgaacaatttatacagttgctgGGGCCAGAAGCCAGTAATTGGGTCAGCCGGCACCGGCCCACCACGCTGGACGCCGCGGTCAGGTTGGCTGAGGGGTACGAGGACTCTATGCCCACACCGCTGCCCACCCCGATACATTCCACGCCGACCTTCATCAGACCCAGGATGGCGGGCCCAAGGCCGGGGCCCCTTCACCCACACACACCCTTCACGTCTGGACCAGCACCCTCACGTTCCCCAACGGGTGGCCTCGCTCCACAACACTGGAGGCCGAGGtcaacccccagctggggtagaacagGGGCCCCCTCCCCGCTGTCAGGTCGGCAGCGGGACAATCAGGCTCCGTGGGCGCCTCTCCCTCTGGAATGTTACCGGTGCCATGGGGTCGGCCACCTTGCCCGGAATTGCCCCTCAGCAATGGAGTGTGGTGCGGCTTCGCATTATTTGGTACCGGcgacag aggaggagtga